In Bufo gargarizans isolate SCDJY-AF-19 chromosome 6, ASM1485885v1, whole genome shotgun sequence, a single genomic region encodes these proteins:
- the CHST3 gene encoding carbohydrate sulfotransferase 3 yields MDKLQYILMNLRDVLRTIRMKAKYALFLVLVVVLVIIEKENKIISKVSDKLILKQMPQNIFEINSTDSNIVYSENGSLLSLSELDSAFSQLRKQLVNVTLQLGGSNPFPAGLPKMPRRHILLMATTRTGSSFVGEFFNQHGNMFYLFEPLWHIERTVSFESTGANAVGSAIVYRDVLQQLLLCDLHILENFISPPPEDHLTRFLFRRGSSKSLCEDPVCTPFVKKAFEKYHCKTRRCGPLNMTLAMEACLKKEHVAIKAVRIRQLGFLRTLVEDPRLDMRIIQLVRDPRAVLASRMVAFSGKYESWKKWALEGAAPIHEDEVQKLRGNCESIRLSAELGLSQPDWLRGRYMLMRYEDIARSPLQKAKEMYRFAGITLTPQVEEWITKNTQAPQDSNGIYSTQKNSSEQFEKWRFSIPFKLAQVVQDVCAPAMKVFGYKLANDLETLTNQSISLLEDKVNFWVT; encoded by the exons ATGGATAAACTGCAGTACATCCTCATGAAcctcagagatgtgctgcggacAATCAGGATGAAAGCCAAATATGCTCTCTTCTTAGTCTTAGTGGTGGTTCTGGTCATAATTGAGAAGGAAAACAAGATCATCTCAAA GGTATCAGACAAACTTATCCTCAAGCAAATGCCACAAAACATATTTGAGATCAACAGTACAGACTCCAATATTGTCTACTCAGAAAATGGTTCCTTGCTGTCTCTTAGTGAACTGGACTCTGCTTTTTCTCAGCTTAGGAAACAATTGGTTAATGTCACCCTACAACTTGGAGGAAGTAACCCATTTCCTGCAGGCCTTCCAAAAATGCCTCGTAGGCATATACTCCTGATGGCTACCACACGCACAGGCTCATCTTTTGTAGGCGAGTTCTTTAATCAACATGGAAATATGTTTTACTTGTTTGAACCCCTTTGGCACATTGAAAGAACAGTGTCCTTTGAATCTACTGGTGCCAATGCAGTTGGTTCAGCAATTGTTTACAGAGATGTTCTTCAGCAACTTCTACTTTGTGATCTACATATCTTGGAGAACTTTATTTCACCACCTCCTGAAGACCATCTGACAAGATTCTTATTTCGTAGAGGGTCTAGCAAGTCTTTATGTGAAGACCCAGTTTGCACCCCTTTTGTGAAAAAAGCTTTTGAAAAGTATCACTGCAAGACTCGCCGATGTGGTCCTCTTAATATGACATTAGCAATGGAGGCATGTTTGAAAAAAGAACATGTGGCCATTAAGGCAGTACGTATCCGACAGCTAGGGTTCCTGCGCACTCTTGTTGAAGATCCACGACTTGACATGAGGATAATACAGTTAGTGCGTGACCCAAGAGCTGTACTAGCCTCTCGCATGGTAGCTTTCTCTGGCAAATATGAGTCATGGAAAAAATGGGCCCTAGAAGGTGCAGCTCCCATACATGAAGATGAAGTCCAAAAATTAAGGGGCAACTGTGAGAGCATTCGTTTATCTGCAGAACTGGGCTTAAGTCAACCTGATTGGCTTAGAGGTCGCTACATGCTTATGCGTTATGAAGACATTGCTAGATCTCCTCTTCAAAAGGCCAAAGAAATGTATAGGTTTGCTGGGATCACACTTACACCACAGGTAGAAGAGTGGATCACCAAGAATACTCAAGCACCCCAAGACAGTAATGGAATCTATTCTACTCAAAAGAATTCTTCAGAACAGTTTGAGAAGTGGCGATTTAGCATACCATTTAAATTAGCCCAGGTAGTTCAGGATGTGTGCGCACCAGCAATGAAAGTTTTTGGCTACAAGCTGGCTAATGACTTAGAGACACTCACAAATCAATCAATCAGTTTGCTAGAAGATAAGGTTAATTTTTGGGTGACGTAG